In Senegalia massiliensis, a genomic segment contains:
- a CDS encoding motility associated factor glycosyltransferase family protein, with product MYLNNMKTLKRLYPDIYKIMKSEKCDSNYQILSTKTNHKTLKVNDLGLEFYIHSKYNPLKESQRFFENNYKNNIKNFILIGFGLGYHIEKFLDGIDNEKIFVFEFNKKIFNEALLNMDLRSILQDDRLELIMSDNINFYIKKLKEILSNKDEFEIIFHTQSMKAIPNQYKEIKYLLEEFRMKKKLVGVEELLIENFNSNIKNVDGYVDNLFNKMIDVPAFLVSAGPSLDKNINELKKIRDKGLILCVGRAVKALLSNDIVPDAIIITDPYDIVYDQIQGLNILIPMIILSTCNKKVALNYKGKKYIAFQNGFKNSEELANKNNYRTVETGGSVATTALDILIKFGCDPIVFVGQDLAFSEEKTHSEEANHLNVSNNNTLRKVLDTNGKYIYTSKNLFSYLRWIQNRIQKEKSITFIDSTEGGAMINGTYVLCLKESIKKYCFEDISDNINLL from the coding sequence GATTTGGGGTTAGAATTTTACATTCATAGTAAATATAATCCTTTAAAAGAATCACAAAGATTTTTTGAAAATAACTACAAAAATAATATAAAGAATTTTATTTTAATTGGTTTTGGTTTAGGTTATCATATAGAAAAATTTTTAGATGGGATTGATAATGAAAAAATATTTGTATTTGAATTTAATAAAAAAATATTTAATGAAGCTTTATTAAATATGGACTTAAGATCTATTTTACAAGATGATAGATTAGAATTAATTATGAGTGATAATATTAATTTTTATATAAAAAAATTAAAAGAAATACTCAGTAATAAAGATGAATTTGAGATTATATTTCATACTCAATCAATGAAAGCTATCCCTAATCAATATAAAGAAATAAAATATTTGCTTGAAGAATTTAGAATGAAAAAGAAATTAGTTGGCGTTGAAGAGTTATTAATTGAAAATTTTAATTCAAATATAAAAAATGTAGATGGATATGTTGATAATTTATTTAACAAAATGATAGATGTGCCTGCTTTTTTAGTATCAGCAGGTCCTTCATTAGATAAAAATATTAATGAATTAAAGAAAATAAGAGATAAAGGTCTAATACTATGTGTAGGAAGAGCAGTAAAAGCATTACTTAGTAATGATATAGTTCCTGATGCTATAATAATAACTGACCCTTATGATATAGTATATGATCAAATACAAGGGTTAAATATACTTATTCCAATGATAATATTATCAACATGTAATAAAAAAGTAGCATTAAATTATAAAGGTAAAAAATATATTGCTTTTCAAAATGGATTTAAAAATTCAGAAGAGTTGGCAAATAAAAACAATTATAGAACTGTAGAAACAGGTGGTTCAGTAGCTACTACAGCGCTGGACATTCTTATAAAGTTTGGATGTGATCCAATTGTTTTTGTTGGGCAAGATTTGGCTTTTAGTGAAGAAAAAACTCATTCTGAGGAAGCTAATCATTTGAATGTATCTAATAACAATACATTACGAAAAGTATTAGACACTAATGGTAAGTATATCTATACTTCAAAAAATTTATTTAGTTATTTAAGATGGATTCAGAATAGAATACAAAAAGAAAAAAGTATTACATTTATTGATTCTACAGAAGGTGGGGCTATGATAAATGGAACATATGTATTATGTTTAAAAGAATCTATAAAAAAATATTGTTTTGAAGATATTAGTGATAATATAAATTTATTATGA